GTTTGTGGCCAATGTTCAATCTTTTTGAATTATCTATCGGTATAATTTATTTTGTTTATTCTACAGATTCCTTGTCTGCTGCTTTTTTAGCCTCTTCTTCTTTCTGTAGGTTTGCCTCTTCTTTATCCTTCTTTCTTTCCATCAAACCTTCTTCGATGGTTTTACCCACTTGCTTTGTGATAAGCGAAATAGATTTGAACGCATCGTCGTTTGCCGGAATGGGGAAGTCTACCCCTGTAGGGTCAGAGTTAGTATCCACCATAGCAAATACAGGGATATTTAACTTTTGAGCTTCTTTTACAGCAATATGCTCTCTTTTAACATCGATCACGAAAAGTGCAGCTGGTAGCCTGTTAAGATCAGCGATACCACCAAGTACTCTCTCGAGTTTTTCCTTTTCACGGGTGATAGTTAATCTTTCTCTTTTTGCAAGGTTAAGGTAAGCCTCATCTTTCATCAGCTTATCAATTGAAGACATTTTCTTCAATGATTTTCTGATAGTAGCAAAGTTGGTAAGCATACCACCCAACCATCTGTCAGTTACATAGGGCATGTTTAATCTCTTAGCTTCTTCAGTCACAACATCCTGTGCCTGTTTTTTAGTAGCTACGAACAAAACCTTTCTTCCTGATCTTACGATGTTCTTAAGTGCATATGATGCTTTGTCGAGGCACTCAAGGGTCTTATTTAAATCAATAATGTGGATACCATTTTTCTCCATAAAAATGTATGGAGCCATTTTGGGATCCCACTTTCTCGTTAAGTGTCCGAAGTGAACACCAGCATCAAGTAAGTCTTTATATTCTAATTTATCAGCCATTAATTATTTGTTTTCTTATTTTATATCCTGTTAACAGTAAATATTAACGTTTACTGAACTGGAACTTTCTTCTCG
This region of Fulvivirga ulvae genomic DNA includes:
- the rpsB gene encoding 30S ribosomal protein S2 encodes the protein MADKLEYKDLLDAGVHFGHLTRKWDPKMAPYIFMEKNGIHIIDLNKTLECLDKASYALKNIVRSGRKVLFVATKKQAQDVVTEEAKRLNMPYVTDRWLGGMLTNFATIRKSLKKMSSIDKLMKDEAYLNLAKRERLTITREKEKLERVLGGIADLNRLPAALFVIDVKREHIAVKEAQKLNIPVFAMVDTNSDPTGVDFPIPANDDAFKSISLITKQVGKTIEEGLMERKKDKEEANLQKEEEAKKAADKESVE